From a single Nocardioides sp. dk884 genomic region:
- a CDS encoding type II secretion system F family protein, which translates to MTTFLPAALGALIVIGLIGMVYALIPESPKPPRPTRTLTPFGRAGGWLARLNSRTRMLATGGAAAGLLVALLTGWVIAIVLVPAAVVGIPLLLTPPPAAASVEKLEALEEWTRSLSGKLTAGQSLRSALIKSLQSVPAPIEHEVGLMVSRLWNNTATTEDVLRAFAEDLNDSTGDVVASQLILAASGRGQAGLAKALDALAETVAADVRARRQIAADQAKPRTTARTVTVITLGVLGVLVLTGDYIEPYGSPLGQVILTVLLTAYVATLLWMRRMAVAKPLPRFLDLQARNTHRAVRGGKDGALA; encoded by the coding sequence ATGACCACCTTCCTGCCCGCAGCCCTGGGGGCCCTCATCGTCATCGGGCTGATCGGCATGGTCTACGCGCTGATCCCCGAATCCCCGAAGCCGCCGCGGCCCACCCGGACCCTCACCCCCTTCGGCCGGGCGGGCGGCTGGCTGGCCCGGCTCAACTCGCGCACCCGGATGCTGGCCACCGGCGGCGCTGCTGCCGGCCTCCTGGTCGCGCTGCTGACCGGCTGGGTGATCGCGATCGTGCTCGTCCCGGCCGCAGTCGTCGGTATCCCGCTGCTGCTCACGCCTCCGCCGGCAGCCGCGAGCGTCGAGAAGCTCGAGGCGCTCGAGGAGTGGACCCGGTCGCTGTCGGGAAAACTGACCGCGGGTCAGTCGCTGCGCTCGGCTCTCATCAAGTCACTGCAGTCGGTGCCGGCGCCTATCGAGCACGAGGTCGGGCTGATGGTCTCCCGGCTTTGGAACAACACCGCCACCACCGAGGACGTGCTGCGCGCTTTCGCCGAGGACCTCAACGACTCCACCGGCGACGTGGTGGCCAGCCAGCTGATCCTCGCCGCCAGCGGGCGCGGGCAGGCCGGCCTAGCCAAGGCGCTGGACGCCCTCGCCGAGACCGTCGCCGCCGACGTGCGCGCCCGCCGCCAGATCGCCGCGGACCAGGCCAAACCACGCACCACCGCCCGCACGGTCACCGTGATCACCCTCGGCGTTCTGGGTGTACTCGTCCTGACCGGCGATTACATCGAGCCGTACGGCAGCCCACTCGGTCAGGTCATCCTCACGGTCTTGCTGACCGCCTACGTGGCCACGCTGCTGTGGATGCGCCGAATGGCGGTCGCGAAGCCGCTCCCACGCTTCCTCGACCTCCAGGCCCGCAACACGCACCGAGCGGTGCGCGGGGGGAAGGACGGAGCACTCGCATGA
- a CDS encoding SAF domain-containing protein, which translates to MSLNTAQGAGGEAPPDGRAASNLDNSRRLKRRRKPWVFALMAVLVAAGALGTAFAFTSINDTQEVLVVSRDIKRGETIEAGDLSVARLSVDPVLTPAAGSRKADLEGSRAAVDLWAGTLLSEEAVTDSLVPGEGESLVGISLTAAQMPAEPLYSGDAVRIVATPGDQGEVANEDPVTIEAVVVGVSRVQETGETVVDVSVPEAEAADLAARAATRRVALVLDARER; encoded by the coding sequence ATGTCGCTGAACACCGCTCAAGGCGCCGGGGGCGAGGCGCCCCCAGATGGCCGAGCCGCATCCAATCTCGACAACAGTCGACGTCTGAAGCGCCGCCGCAAGCCGTGGGTGTTCGCCTTGATGGCCGTCCTGGTTGCCGCCGGAGCGCTCGGAACCGCGTTCGCCTTCACCTCGATCAACGACACTCAAGAGGTCCTCGTCGTCAGCCGCGACATCAAGCGCGGCGAGACCATCGAGGCCGGCGATCTCTCGGTCGCGCGGCTGAGCGTCGACCCGGTACTGACCCCGGCGGCGGGGAGCCGGAAGGCCGACCTTGAGGGCAGCCGCGCCGCCGTTGACCTGTGGGCCGGCACCCTGCTCAGCGAGGAGGCCGTCACCGACAGCCTGGTGCCGGGCGAGGGGGAGTCCCTGGTGGGCATTAGCCTCACCGCCGCGCAGATGCCCGCCGAGCCGCTCTACTCCGGTGATGCCGTCCGGATCGTCGCCACGCCCGGCGATCAGGGCGAGGTCGCCAACGAGGACCCGGTCACGATTGAGGCAGTGGTTGTTGGTGTCAGCCGCGTGCAGGAGACCGGCGAGACCGTCGTCGACGTCTCTGTCCCCGAAGCCGAGGCGGCCGACCTGGCTGCCCGTGCGGCCACCAGGCGGGTTGCGCTCGTCCTGGACGCCCGGGAGCGCTGA
- a CDS encoding IS3 family transposase (programmed frameshift) produces the protein MAAPRKYPDELRERAIRMAVDLRRDPATRSGALKRVGEQLGINPETLRNWVNQAEIDEGHRPGVTTAEAQRIAELEREVKELRRANEILRTASAFFAGGGARPQAEVSTAVLVDYIDQHRDRFGVEPICRVLCRAGMQIAPSTYYAAKSRPPSARAVADEQRLEVIRKVHAANYGVYGVRKMHAELNRRGHRIARCTVHRLMRTDGLRGISRAKGPRTTVPGSGPDSRPDLLDRNFKAPAPNRVWVADITYCRTFAGWVYAAFVIDVYSRRVVGWQLSKSLRTDLALDALEMGLWTREHAGQETTGVIAHSDKGVQYLAVRYTQRLAEAGAVASVGSTGDSYDNALAEAFNSLFKAELVRNKGPWKNIDDLEIAVAEYIDWFNHRRLHGEIGLVPPVEFEDEHYRHNPAPTTLSASVQSLH, from the exons ATGGCAGCACCGAGGAAGTACCCGGACGAGCTTCGGGAGCGAGCGATCCGGATGGCGGTCGATCTGCGGCGTGACCCAGCGACCCGGTCGGGTGCGCTGAAGCGCGTTGGTGAGCAGCTCGGGATCAACCCCGAGACGCTGCGCAACTGGGTCAACCAGGCCGAGATCGACGAGGGCCACCGGCCCGGCGTCACCACCGCCGAGGCGCAGCGCATCGCCGAGCTGGAGCGCGAGGTCAAGGAGCTGCGTCGGGCCAACGAGATCTTGCGGACGGCGTCGGCGTTTTTCGCCG GCGGCGGAGCTCGACCGCAAGCTGAAGTAAGCACCGCGGTGCTGGTCGACTACATCGACCAGCACCGCGATCGGTTCGGGGTCGAGCCGATCTGCCGGGTCCTGTGCAGGGCCGGGATGCAGATCGCCCCGAGCACCTACTACGCCGCCAAGTCCCGGCCACCGTCCGCACGGGCGGTCGCCGATGAGCAGCGGCTGGAGGTCATCCGCAAGGTCCATGCCGCCAACTACGGCGTCTATGGGGTACGCAAGATGCACGCCGAACTCAACCGGCGCGGTCACCGGATCGCCCGGTGCACGGTGCACCGCCTGATGCGCACCGACGGGCTACGTGGGATCAGCCGTGCGAAGGGTCCGCGCACGACCGTCCCGGGGAGCGGTCCCGACAGTCGCCCGGACCTGCTGGACCGCAACTTCAAGGCGCCAGCCCCGAACCGGGTCTGGGTCGCGGACATCACCTACTGCCGCACCTTCGCCGGCTGGGTCTACGCGGCGTTCGTCATCGACGTCTACTCCCGCCGCGTCGTGGGCTGGCAGCTGTCGAAGAGCCTGCGCACCGACCTCGCGCTGGACGCCCTCGAGATGGGGTTGTGGACCCGCGAGCACGCCGGCCAGGAGACCACGGGCGTCATCGCACATAGCGACAAGGGCGTTCAGTACCTCGCGGTGCGCTACACCCAGCGACTCGCCGAGGCCGGCGCCGTCGCGTCCGTCGGATCGACGGGCGACAGCTATGACAACGCCCTGGCCGAGGCGTTCAACTCGCTGTTCAAGGCCGAGCTGGTCCGCAACAAGGGCCCCTGGAAGAACATCGACGACCTCGAGATCGCGGTCGCTGAGTACATCGACTGGTTCAACCACCGACGCCTGCACGGCGAGATCGGACTCGTTCCACCCGTTGAGTTCGAGGACGAGCACTACCGGCACAACCCGGCGCCGACTACCCTCAGCGCGTCAGTTCAGAGCCTCCACTGA
- a CDS encoding CpaF family protein — protein MTTNGHEPGAQDRESAGADAWLAARRVDRGPRSPFARGTNGNQPITQPPLLASTSEDHDPTSLPIFAGARTSEDQRPGRTRSDFTLRPLLAHPEGQPHAIAATDDDGADAGRVELDWELIAQYRAEISSRLTARLDKEGGRVTDEEREQMGLDVIEEFIKSEAETLVSTGRPPWSRQHENALKAAINAALFGLGRLQPLVEREDVENIIVIARGPECAVWLELVDGTLVEAAPIADSEDELREFLADLGSRQNRPFTEARPHLDLRLPGGARLAAGSWVMAYTSVVIRRHGMREVSMNEMVYDRKACGAVLADFLAACVRAGKSIVVSGVQGSGKTTWVRALCSCIPPWEMIGTFETEFELHLHELVDRHKIVHAWEHRPGSGEVGVDGRQAGEFSLEEAIHHSFRFNLARQIVGEVRGPEVWNMLKAMESGPGSISTTHARSAEHTIEKLVSCAMEKGPHVTRELAISKLAAAIDIVMYLRSEVVPHGDGTFRKQRHVEEVLAVQPSIDAARGYATTAIFAPNQLGQAVATGKLDNFLAQELARHGFDLETYKAESQANPGMATS, from the coding sequence ATGACCACCAACGGACACGAGCCCGGAGCTCAGGACCGCGAGTCGGCCGGTGCCGACGCGTGGCTCGCGGCGCGTCGCGTCGACCGCGGGCCGCGCTCCCCGTTCGCCCGCGGCACCAATGGCAACCAGCCGATCACACAACCACCCCTGCTGGCGTCGACCAGCGAGGACCACGACCCGACGTCGCTGCCGATCTTCGCGGGCGCCCGGACCAGCGAGGACCAGCGTCCAGGCCGCACCCGCTCGGACTTCACTCTCCGCCCGCTCCTCGCCCACCCCGAGGGCCAGCCTCACGCGATCGCCGCCACCGACGACGACGGTGCCGACGCGGGGAGGGTCGAGCTGGACTGGGAGCTCATCGCCCAGTATCGCGCCGAGATCTCCTCCCGGCTGACTGCCCGGCTGGACAAGGAAGGCGGCCGTGTCACCGACGAGGAGCGCGAGCAGATGGGCCTCGACGTCATCGAGGAGTTCATCAAGTCCGAGGCCGAGACCCTCGTCTCGACTGGCCGTCCGCCGTGGAGCCGCCAGCACGAGAACGCCCTCAAGGCCGCGATCAACGCCGCACTGTTCGGTCTCGGACGGCTGCAGCCGCTGGTCGAGCGCGAGGATGTGGAGAACATCATCGTCATCGCCCGTGGCCCGGAGTGCGCCGTGTGGCTGGAGCTCGTCGACGGCACCCTGGTCGAGGCCGCCCCGATCGCCGACTCCGAGGACGAGCTGCGCGAGTTCCTCGCCGATCTCGGTTCCCGGCAGAACCGGCCTTTCACCGAAGCGCGTCCGCACCTGGACCTGCGCCTGCCCGGCGGTGCTCGGCTCGCGGCCGGCTCCTGGGTGATGGCCTACACCTCGGTGGTGATCCGACGGCACGGAATGCGGGAGGTGTCGATGAACGAGATGGTGTACGACCGCAAGGCGTGCGGCGCGGTCCTGGCCGACTTCCTCGCCGCCTGCGTCCGCGCCGGCAAGAGCATCGTCGTCTCCGGAGTCCAGGGCTCGGGCAAGACGACGTGGGTCCGCGCCCTGTGCTCGTGCATCCCGCCCTGGGAGATGATCGGCACCTTTGAGACCGAGTTCGAGTTGCACCTGCACGAGCTGGTGGACCGGCACAAGATCGTTCATGCCTGGGAGCACCGGCCGGGTTCCGGCGAGGTCGGCGTCGACGGCCGCCAAGCTGGCGAGTTCAGCCTCGAGGAGGCCATCCACCACTCCTTCCGGTTCAACCTCGCCCGCCAAATCGTCGGCGAGGTCCGGGGCCCGGAGGTCTGGAACATGCTCAAGGCCATGGAGTCCGGCCCGGGCTCGATCAGCACCACCCACGCACGCAGCGCCGAGCACACCATCGAGAAACTCGTCTCCTGCGCCATGGAGAAGGGCCCACATGTCACCCGCGAACTCGCGATCAGCAAGCTCGCCGCTGCCATCGACATCGTCATGTACCTGCGCTCCGAGGTCGTCCCCCACGGCGACGGCACCTTCCGCAAGCAGCGCCACGTCGAGGAGGTCCTGGCCGTCCAGCCCAGCATCGACGCGGCCCGCGGGTATGCGACCACTGCGATCTTCGCCCCCAACCAGCTCGGCCAGGCCGTCGCTACCGGGAAGCTCGACAACTTCCTCGCCCAGGAGCTCGCCCGCCACGGCTTCGACCTCGAGACGTACAAGGCCGAGTCCCAGGCAAACCCGGGGATGGCGACCTCATGA